The nucleotide sequence AGTCGCACTGGAACGGCGGGCGTACGTTCACGCCCTCGCCCACCGAGCCGAGCAGCTCTTCGAGCGCCTTCTCCCGCGCCGCGCGGCTCGCGCCGCCCGCGTTGTAGGCGGCGCAGAGCGCTGTCCGGGTCTCGGTCTCGGCCATCAGCTCCGGGTCGTCGGGGATGTACCAGTCCCCGGCCAGCATGCGGTCCTTGTTCTCGCCCACAGGTGTCCTCTCCTCGCCGCCCGCTCCTCCCGTCACCGTAATCCATTCGTGATCCACAGCCTGTGGACGGTGGGATCATGGCGGCATGGGTGAGACGAACGACGGCGGTACGGGGGAGACGGCGGCAGGGACCGTCGAGCGCGCGCTGCGCGCCGCCCTCTCGTCGGACACCGACACCGGGGCCTCCCTGCTGGCGGCCGACCCGGCGGCCGACGCCGAGCTGCGGCGGCGCGGCGAGGGGTACGTCCGGCTGGCCTGGGAGCGCGGCTGGCAGCCCGCCGACGTCGTACGGATGGTGCGGCGCGACCTCGAAGAGACGCATGTACGGCTCGTCGCCGAGCTGATCGGGGCGGAGACGGGACGGTACGAGCGGCTGCCGCGCCGCTGGAGCGAGCAGCTGGCCGAGCTGACCGCGCCGGCCGCGGGCACCGGCCGCCCGGAGCGGCGGCCCGACCGCTTCTCGTACGCCACCTCCGTACTGGAGCTGTACCTGCTGCTGGCCCGGCTGCCGGCGATCGAGCCGGTCGGGCCGGTGCCCGGCACCCCCGTCCATCTGCCGCCCGCCGACGCGGCGGGTGAGCCGCGCATGCTCACCCGGATCCGGGCGCTGCTCGCCAAGGCCGAGGCGACGGGCTATCCGCAGGAGGCCGAGGCGCTCACGGCCAAGGCGCAGGAGCTGATGGCGCGGCACAGCATCGACGAGGCGCTGCTCGCCGACCGCGCGCACAGCGGTGATGTGCCGGGCGCCTGCCGGATCGGGGTGGACGCGCCGTACGAGACGGCGAAGGCGATCCTGCTCGACGCCGTCGCTTCGGCCAACCGCTGCCGGGCGGTGTGGAACAGCGCGTTCGGCTTCTCGACCGTGGTCGGTTTCGAGCCGGATCTCGCGGCCGTCGAGCTGCTGCACACCTCGCTGCTCGTGCAGGGCACGGCCGCGATGACCCGCGCCGAGGCGGACCAGCGGGCGGCGGGGCGACGGCGGACGAAGACCTTCCGGCAGTCGTTCCTGCTGGCGTACGCGCACCGCGTCGGCGAGCGGCTGGCGGCGGCGACCGAGCAGGCCACCGGGCAGGCGACGGCGGAGGCGGACGGCGGCGGTGGCGCGCTGCTGCCGGTGCTGGCCGCCAGGGATGTGGCGGTGACGGACCACGTCGACCGGATGTTCCCCGAGACGGTGGCGACCCGGGTGCGCGGGGTGACCGACGCCGAGGGCTGGACGCAGGGCACATCGGCGGCGGACCGGGCGCAGGTGCCGGGCGCGGGAGGCGCCGTCGAGGCCCGCTCGCAGCGGCGGTAGAAAGAGGGGGCAGCGGGCTCAGAGAGAGGGGATGGCGGTCGGCAGTCCCTTGCCCGGTGCCTCGGTCTTCTTCAGGGTGTCCTTCTTGGTGCCCCAGGAGATGACCAGCGTCTTGCCGTCGTGGGACGTGATCGTCCCCATGGCCCGGTCGGTGTTCCCGTCGGTGCAGGTCATCGAGAGCATCGGCTGCCCCATGTCCTGCACCGAGCCCTGACAGACGTGCTGTTCGGCGACGAGCGCCGCCTTGCCGCTCTGGACGACGAGAGCGACGGACTTGCCGTCGGTCAGCCCGGCCCAGCTGCCCTCGATGTCCTTGGCGACCTCGGCGGCCGAACTGGCGCCCGGGGCGGCCGAAATGCTCGGCGCGGCGCTCGGCGGCGGCGTACTGCTCTTGTCGGCTGCGGCGCCGTCGTCACCGCTGCTGCAACCGGTGAGTACGAGTGCGGCGGCGACGCCCGCCGCCGTCACGCCCGTCCGTATGAGCTCGCGCATGGTCAGGTCCCCCTCGTCGACGCCGGAGCGCGCCAAGTTATCAGCAGGGACCGGGTCCTGTCGGGGGTGCGCCCCGGCGTGCGGACTGGACCATTTCCGGGGTAGGGGATCCGAAAGGGCTGTTCGTGCGTCTCTCTTCTCAGTGGGCCGGGGCGAGGCGGCAACGTCTGTAACCAAGGGAACACCCCGCGTGCACGTGCATATGCTCATGCAGTAGCACATGAACACAGCTATGATCCGGGATAGTTGACACCTGCACCTTGCAACTCGGGGAGCGACCTGTGCACCACGTGTACAACGGCATGGCGGCCACAGAGCTGCACGGAGCGGCCTGGCAGAAGAGCAGGCACAGCAACTCGCAGGGTTCCTGCGTGGAGTTCGCCAAGCTGCCCGGCGGTGAGGTGGCGGTGCGGAACTCACGCCATCCCGACGGACCCGCTCTGGTGTACACGCCTGCGGAGATCGAGGCGATGCTCCTCGGCGTCAAGGACGGCGAGTTCGACCACCTCACCGCGACCGGCTGAGCGAACCGACAACAGAGGGGCCGGCGAACCGGCCCCTCTCCTGACGTCGTTCGTGGTCAGCCGTCAGCCGTCAGCTCTCAGTCCTTCTGAAGCTGGAACAGCGCCCAGACGACCTTGCCGTGCAGTGTTCCGGCGAGCGGGTGCCAGCCCCAGGTGTCGCTGAACGACTCCACCAGGAACAGCCCGCGACCGGATTCGGCCGCACAGCTCTCGTCGACCTCCTGCGTCTCCGGGCTGGCGTAGCTCGGATCGCGCACGGCACAGACCAGCCGGCTCTGCCACCGCATCAGATGCAGCCGTACCGCGGAGTCGGAGTGCTCACGCGGGGTGTCGGCGGGCAGCGCGTGCCGCAGGGCGTTGGTGACGAGTTCCGACACGACGAGCGCGACATCGTCGAAACGGTCGCTGAGACCCCACTGGTCGAGCGTGGCTCTGGTGAACTGGCGTGCTCCGCGCACTGCTTCGTACCGGGCGGGGAGGGCGCACGACGCCGAGCTGGACGCAGCAGTCGGATCGATCGGAGGGAGCCCGCGCCTTAACGGCTCAAGCATGGTCGATCCATTCGTCCCCATGCGGGCACTCCCGGGGTTCGCGGCCGTGGCGATACTGCGGTGGTCTGAAACGAGCACGCAGGTGCGCGAGCACCATGGTTCCCAATGCGCAGGGCAGATGCAAGGGCAGATGCACGTGCAGCTGCCTGTCTTGACCCTTCGTAGGGTGTTTCCAACCGATTTCTTCTTCTGGCTGCTTCTGTCCTCTTCCCAAAGGCTTCTTATTTCCGTAATCGAATGAGTACGCGCTGAAGCGTTTTGGTGGCAGAATCCGGCACTTGGGGTTCGGGGGTGCTCCAGCAGATGTCCATGGATGGGGAGGGTTGGAGACGTGACCGCAACCGAATCGGGCGGTTCCGTGGTGCGGCGCATCCTTCTTGGCTCACAGCTGAGAAGACTGCGCGAGACACGCGGCATCACACGTGAGGCCGCCGGCTACTCGATCCGCGCATCCGAATCCAAGATCAGTCGTATGGAGTTGGGACGGGTGAGCTTCAAGGCCAGAGACATCGAGGACCTGCTGACCCTCTACGGCGTCGCCGACGAACGCGAGCGAGGGGCACTTCTCGGCCTCGCACGCGAGGCCAACGTCGCGGGCTGGTGGCACAGTTACAGCGATGTGCTGCCCGGCTGGTTCCCAACCTACATCGGTCTGGAAGGTGCCGCCTCGCTGATCCGGGTCTACGAAGTGCAGTTCGTCCACGGCCTGTTGCAGACCGAGGCGTACGCGCACTCCGTCGTCACCCGCGGTATGCCCAACCCGGAGGCGCACCGCGCCGAGATCGACCGCAGGGTCGCCCTGCGTCTTGAGCGGCAGAAGGTGCTGGTCTCCGAGCGCGCTCCGCACTTCCACGCCGTCCTCGACGAGGCGGCGCTGCACCGTCCTTACGGTGACGCCTCGGTGATGCGGGGTCAGCTGACCCATCTGATCGAGGCCTCCGAGCAGCCGAACATCACGCTCCAGGTCATGCCGTTCAGCTTCGGCGGCCATGCCGGCGAGACCGGCTCGTTCGCGATGCTGACCTTCCCCGAGTCCGATCTGTCCGACGTCGTGTTCATGGAGCAGCTGACGAGCGCGCTCTACGTGGACAAGCGTGAGGAGGTCGCCCAGTACGAACGGGTGATGCAGCGCCTGCACGCGGACAGTCCCGGACCGGAGAAAACGCGCGACCTGCTGCACCGGCTGCTGACGCAGCTGTCCTGAAGGATCCGCCCCAACTGTCCACGCACGCCCGTACGATGGCGGGACATCAGTCCACGCGCTTGTGCGACGACGCGACGAGGGGTCTCATGTCCTTCTTCACCAACCTGGCCCACCAGTACATCGACGGTGAGTGGAAGCCCGGGAGTGGGTCCTGGGACATCATCGACTTCAACCCGTACAACGGGGAGAAGCTCGCGTCGATCACGGTGGCCACGGCTGACGAGGTGGACCAGGCGTACCGGGCGGCCGCGCGTGCGCAGGAGGCGTGGGGCGCAGCCAACCCGTACACCAGGCGGCTGGTGTTCGAGCGGGCGCTGCGGCTGGTCGAGGACCGCGAGGCCGAGATATCCGAGGCCATCGTGGCCGAGCTGGGCGGTACGCGGCTGAAGGCGGCCTTCGAGCTGCATCTCGTCAAGGAGTTCCTGCGCGAGGCCGTGCAGGTGGCGCTGCGCCCCGAGGGCCGGATCCTGCCGTCGCCGATCGACGGCAAGGAGAACCGCGTCTACCGGCTGCCCGTCGGAGTCGTCGGGGTCATCAGCCCGTTCAACTTCCCCTTCCTGCTGTCGATCAAGTCGGTCGCGCCCGCGCTGGCGCTCGGCAACGCCGTGGTGCTCAAGCCGCACCAGAACACGCCGATCTGCGGCGGGGCGCTGGTCGCCAAGATATTCGAGGACGCGGGGCTGCCGGCGGGCCTGCTGAACGTCGTGATCACGGACATCGCGGAGATCGGTGACGCGCTCATCGAGCACCCGATCCCCTCCGTCATCTCCTTCACCGGGTCCGACGCGGTCGGCCGCCATGTCGCGACCGTCTGCGCGGCCAACTTCAAGCGCGCCATCCTCGAACTGGGCGGCAACAGCGCGCTGATCGTGCTGGACGACGCCGACATCGACTACGCGGTCGACGCGGCGGTCTTCAGCCGGTTCGTGCACCAGGGCCAGGTCTGCATGGCGGCCAACCGCATCCTGGTGGACCGCGCGGTGGAGAAGGAGTTCACCGAGAAGTTCGTCGCCAAGGTGCGGACGCTGAAGGCCGGCGACCCGGCCGACCCGTCGACGCACATCGGTCCGCTCATCAACTCCCGTCAGGCCGAGGCCGTTTCGAAGACCGTCACGGACGCGGTCGCGGCGGGCGCGACAGCCCTGCTGCACGGCGGCACCGAAGGCAACGTTGTCTCGCCCTCCGTACTGACCGGCCTCGCCGCCGACTCGCCCCTCCTGTCGCAGGAGATCTTCGGCCCCGTCGCGATCCTCGTCCCGTTCGACGGCGAGGACGAGGCGGTCCGTATCGCCAACGACACCCCGTTCGGGCTGAGCGGCGCCGTGCACACCGGCGACATCGAGCGCGGGGTGAAGCTGGCGCACCGGGTGCGGACCGGCATGATCCACATCAACGACGGCACGGTCCACGACGAGCCGATCGTCCCGTTCGGCGGCGAGAAGCACTCGGGCTCGGGACGGCTGAACGGCGAGTCGATGATCGACGCGTTCACCACCCAGAAGTGGATCTCCGTCCAGTACGGGCGCTCGCAGTTCCCGTTCTGAGGGGCAATAGCCTGGGCGGATGTCAGCGATCCGTTTGCTCGTGCTCGGCGCGGTGCGCCAGCACGGGCGGGCCCACGGCTACCAGGTCCGCAACGACCTGGAGTACTGGGGCGCCCACGAGTGGTCCAACGCCAAGCCGGGCTCGATCTACCACGCCCTGAAACAGCTCGCGAAGCAAGGCGCCCTGCTGGCGCACGAGGTCGCGCCGAGCACGGCGGGCGGCCCGCCGCGCACGGAGTACGAGCTGACCGAGGCGGGCACGGCCGAGTACTTCCGGCTGCTGCGCGAATCCCTGGTCTCCTACGACCAGAAGATGGACGTGCTCTCCGCCGCGCTCGGCTGCATCGTCGATCTGGAGCGGGCCGAGGTCGTCGGCCTGCTCGGCGAGCGGCTGCGGGCGATCCAGGCCTGGCGGGACGCGGTGACCGAGCACTACGTCCCCGACGAGGGCCCGGAGTCCCTCGGCCACATCGGCGAGATCATGCACCTGTGGATCCACTCCGCCGACACCGGCGCCGAATGGACACGCGGCCTGATCCGGCGCATCGAGGCCGGCGCTTACACCTTCGCCGGTGAGGGCGAGCCGTTCGTCGGGGTGCTCGCGGACGGTCAGGTGAATCCGTACGGCGGCTGACGCGGCCGATCAGTGGTGGAACGCCGTGACCTGCGACTTGTCCCGGTTCAACGGGTGCTCCTGGAGCCGCAGTTCCGGCACGATCTGCTCCAGGTCGGCGAGCAGCAGAGCGCCCAGGTCGGCGGAGAAGCCGTTGCGGCAGACGATCCGCAGCACCGACAGGTCCTGCCGGTCGGCGGGGAAGGTGTACGCGGGCACCAGCCAGCCGCGCTCGCGCAGCCGCCGTGACACGTCGAACACGTCGAAGTTCGTCACGCCCGGCGCCGTCGTGAAGGCGAAGACCGGCAGTTCGTCGCCCCGGGTGAGCAGCAGGAACTCGTCCATCGCGCCGATCCGGTCGGCCAGTCGCATCGCGATGGACCTGGCCGTCTGCTGCACCGCGCGGAACCCCTCCCTGCCCAGCCGCAGGAAGGTGTAGTACTGCGCCACGACCTGCGCGCCGGGACGGGAGAAGTTCAGCGCGAAGGTGGGCATGTCACCGCCCAGATAGTTCACCCGGAAGACCAGCTCCTCGGGCAGCTCCTCCGGGGTGCGCCACAGCGCCCAGCCGACGCCGGGGTAGACGAGCCCGTACTTGTGCCCCGAGGTGTTGATGGACGAGACGCGCGGCAGCCGGAAGTCCCAGACCAGGTCCTCGTCGAGGAAGGGCGCGATCATGGCGCCGGACGCGCCGTCCACATGGACGGGGACGTCCAGGCCCGTCCGCTCCTGGAAGGCGTCGAGTTCGGCGCACAGCTCGGCGACCGGTTCGTACGACCCGTCGAAGGTCGAGCCGAGCACGGCCACCACACCGATGGTGTTCTCGTCGCAGAGCTCGACGGCGGCCCGCGGGTCGAGGTGGAAGCGGTCGCCCTCCATGGGCACCTGCCGGATCTCCACCTCCCAGAAGTTGCAGAACTTCTCCCAGCAGACCTGGACGTTGATGCCCATGACGAGATTCGGCCTGGCCGTCGCCGGATAGCGGTCGGCGTTGCGCTTGGCCCAGCGCCGCTTCAGCGCCATCCCGGCGAGCATGCACGCCTCGCTGGAGCCGGTGGTCGAGCAGCCGACGGTCGTCGAGGGGTCCGGGGCGTTCCACAGATCGGCGAGCATGACCACACAGCGCCGCTCCAGCTCGGCGGTGCGCGGGTACTCGTCCTTGTCGATCATGTTCTTGTCCAGGCACTCGTCCATCAGCCGCCCCGCCTGCGGCTCCATCCAGGTGGAGACGAAGGTGG is from Streptomyces sp. NBC_00370 and encodes:
- a CDS encoding helix-turn-helix domain-containing protein — encoded protein: MTATESGGSVVRRILLGSQLRRLRETRGITREAAGYSIRASESKISRMELGRVSFKARDIEDLLTLYGVADERERGALLGLAREANVAGWWHSYSDVLPGWFPTYIGLEGAASLIRVYEVQFVHGLLQTEAYAHSVVTRGMPNPEAHRAEIDRRVALRLERQKVLVSERAPHFHAVLDEAALHRPYGDASVMRGQLTHLIEASEQPNITLQVMPFSFGGHAGETGSFAMLTFPESDLSDVVFMEQLTSALYVDKREEVAQYERVMQRLHADSPGPEKTRDLLHRLLTQLS
- a CDS encoding PadR family transcriptional regulator, whose translation is MSAIRLLVLGAVRQHGRAHGYQVRNDLEYWGAHEWSNAKPGSIYHALKQLAKQGALLAHEVAPSTAGGPPRTEYELTEAGTAEYFRLLRESLVSYDQKMDVLSAALGCIVDLERAEVVGLLGERLRAIQAWRDAVTEHYVPDEGPESLGHIGEIMHLWIHSADTGAEWTRGLIRRIEAGAYTFAGEGEPFVGVLADGQVNPYGG
- a CDS encoding glutamate decarboxylase, producing MPLRPGTNDSGDAQAAAEDHAEMRRLSLNPFFGAADPTSEMNSAPPTHRLPDGPIPPETAYQLVHDELMLDGNSRLNLATFVSTWMEPQAGRLMDECLDKNMIDKDEYPRTAELERRCVVMLADLWNAPDPSTTVGCSTTGSSEACMLAGMALKRRWAKRNADRYPATARPNLVMGINVQVCWEKFCNFWEVEIRQVPMEGDRFHLDPRAAVELCDENTIGVVAVLGSTFDGSYEPVAELCAELDAFQERTGLDVPVHVDGASGAMIAPFLDEDLVWDFRLPRVSSINTSGHKYGLVYPGVGWALWRTPEELPEELVFRVNYLGGDMPTFALNFSRPGAQVVAQYYTFLRLGREGFRAVQQTARSIAMRLADRIGAMDEFLLLTRGDELPVFAFTTAPGVTNFDVFDVSRRLRERGWLVPAYTFPADRQDLSVLRIVCRNGFSADLGALLLADLEQIVPELRLQEHPLNRDKSQVTAFHH
- a CDS encoding aldehyde dehydrogenase family protein translates to MSFFTNLAHQYIDGEWKPGSGSWDIIDFNPYNGEKLASITVATADEVDQAYRAAARAQEAWGAANPYTRRLVFERALRLVEDREAEISEAIVAELGGTRLKAAFELHLVKEFLREAVQVALRPEGRILPSPIDGKENRVYRLPVGVVGVISPFNFPFLLSIKSVAPALALGNAVVLKPHQNTPICGGALVAKIFEDAGLPAGLLNVVITDIAEIGDALIEHPIPSVISFTGSDAVGRHVATVCAANFKRAILELGGNSALIVLDDADIDYAVDAAVFSRFVHQGQVCMAANRILVDRAVEKEFTEKFVAKVRTLKAGDPADPSTHIGPLINSRQAEAVSKTVTDAVAAGATALLHGGTEGNVVSPSVLTGLAADSPLLSQEIFGPVAILVPFDGEDEAVRIANDTPFGLSGAVHTGDIERGVKLAHRVRTGMIHINDGTVHDEPIVPFGGEKHSGSGRLNGESMIDAFTTQKWISVQYGRSQFPF
- a CDS encoding DUF397 domain-containing protein produces the protein MHHVYNGMAATELHGAAWQKSRHSNSQGSCVEFAKLPGGEVAVRNSRHPDGPALVYTPAEIEAMLLGVKDGEFDHLTATG
- a CDS encoding ATP-binding protein codes for the protein MGTNGSTMLEPLRRGLPPIDPTAASSSASCALPARYEAVRGARQFTRATLDQWGLSDRFDDVALVVSELVTNALRHALPADTPREHSDSAVRLHLMRWQSRLVCAVRDPSYASPETQEVDESCAAESGRGLFLVESFSDTWGWHPLAGTLHGKVVWALFQLQKD
- a CDS encoding DUF2786 domain-containing protein, with product MGETNDGGTGETAAGTVERALRAALSSDTDTGASLLAADPAADAELRRRGEGYVRLAWERGWQPADVVRMVRRDLEETHVRLVAELIGAETGRYERLPRRWSEQLAELTAPAAGTGRPERRPDRFSYATSVLELYLLLARLPAIEPVGPVPGTPVHLPPADAAGEPRMLTRIRALLAKAEATGYPQEAEALTAKAQELMARHSIDEALLADRAHSGDVPGACRIGVDAPYETAKAILLDAVASANRCRAVWNSAFGFSTVVGFEPDLAAVELLHTSLLVQGTAAMTRAEADQRAAGRRRTKTFRQSFLLAYAHRVGERLAAATEQATGQATAEADGGGGALLPVLAARDVAVTDHVDRMFPETVATRVRGVTDAEGWTQGTSAADRAQVPGAGGAVEARSQRR